The following proteins come from a genomic window of Malus domestica chromosome 02, GDT2T_hap1:
- the LOC103401625 gene encoding uncharacterized protein, which yields MLLICPASPSLFPNPLHNFNAKHKTTRFQSPLKISAKAKQTSDDSTTSIAEIAAFAGGLVSTPVIGWSLYTLKTTGCGLPPGPGGSIGALEGVSYLAVLGIVGWSLYTKTKTGSGLPNGPFGLLGAVEGLSYLSLLSILVVFGLQFFQNGSIPGPLPSDQCFG from the coding sequence ATGTTGCTAATTTGTCCAGCATCCCCCTCTCTATTTCCAAACCCACTTCACAATTTCAATGCCAAACACAAAACAACCAGATTCCAATCCCCACTGAAAATCTCAGCCAAGGCAAAACAAACCAGCGACGACAGCACCACCAGCATTGCGGAGATAGCAGCCTTCGCTGGAGGCTTGGTTTCCACCCCAGTGATTGGCTGGTCCCTCTACACTCTCAAAACAACCGGGTGCGGCCTGCCACCCGGACCGGGTGGTTCCATCGGTGCACTCGAAGGAGTTAGCTACTTGGCCGTCCTGGGAATTGTGGGTTGGTCCTTgtacaccaaaaccaaaaccgggTCCGGTCTGCCCAACGGACCGTTTGGACTGCTGGGTGCTGTTGAAGGTCTGTCTTACTTGTCATTGCTCTCCATTCTGGTGGTGTTTGGGTTGCAGTTTTTTCAGAATGGCTCCATTCCTGGTCCTCTTCCAAGTGATCAGTGCTTTGGATAA